A part of Arachis hypogaea cultivar Tifrunner chromosome 12, arahy.Tifrunner.gnm2.J5K5, whole genome shotgun sequence genomic DNA contains:
- the LOC112726269 gene encoding uncharacterized protein isoform X2 — protein MAKKSQRRSIRYEKDKSGCMWGFISMFDFRHGHSTRKLIADRRRSSKHVVGDVPSKNKFEMLSDLDEVSHGNFDTGESKRPTVKTGAIKHSVKKLIEEEMFIDQTTEKDVYNAKVEPNGSRLRCEVPQQTDYKRKKKSSSKSCDMDIDNLNLDATMKSKYLHNQHSRRQSKDDLDLDNIIEEFCHFKESCSVKHGNDRGVHTQSNQKHAISENIAREVIHEFVNQMILNGKDLAEARKYLHSHELMEALQFISSDKELFLALLQNPNSLLLKCIQEFAKSHGRDNNEYSSVTCSNFTEQDFRNVEPTRETVNHKKHNFFRKKTKSQPKNPTNENGKTETSNRIVILKPGSMGLQSSETRNNIASSLQSHDTAKHSSPSARGSSHFSLTDLKNKLKHAMGREKHANPEGISKRYPAECQRPSNKAILKDNVGMRSPNKDHFFLEKIARPTKLKDPELIVEQETGSYKKKRASHLYTEAKKHLSEVIGRSDENMDMSSRQISKTLGRILSLPEYNFSPLGSPSRRWEHHFLTEQTRFSTSDKTWEAYDNMSPKQATFVNNLAQETDNPEKQSSIRDRSSNNLVREIKLESNFPDELSHVDKAEGYCAVKDEIVVEGDVESEKEINILESFSEPIHLSIRNDEQSCDILEITEDGIGENQQSTPPSSSQSSFTKKTEELESGAEMCGRPSPVSVFDTPFIEDEISPSYSEYQPIQVAVRPLNIEFEEQDYSPVNQIQKGKYCLEENELIYKYIKSVLQASELTMDQLLMKCHSSDKILDPSLFDQEELPANQLCHDQKLLYDCINEVLMEVCWHYFAVSPFVSFVKNLSIRPSPNMKVVIVKVWEAMCWHFLPLPPPRTLDKIVRKDMEKSSMWMDLRFDAEAVGFEMGEIILAELMEDTILSCTYLD, from the exons ATGGCAAAGAAGTCTCAGAGGCGCTCCATCCGGTATGAGAAAGACAAGTCAGGGTGTATGTGGGGCTTTATTAGTATGTTTGATTTCCGCCATGGTCACTCAACTCGCAAGTTGATTGCAGATAGAAGGCGAAGCAGCAAGCATGTTGTTG GAGATGTGCCTTCTAAGAACAAGTTTGAGATGTTGAGCGATTTGGATGAAGTTTCTCATGGCAATTTT GACACTGGAGAGAGTAAGAGGCCAACAGTGAAAACTGGTGCTATTAAGCATAGTGTGAAGAAACTCATAGAAGAAGAGATGTTCATTGATCAAACCACAGAGAAGGATGTATATAATGCCAAAGTAGAACCAAATGGATCCAGGTTAAGATGTGAAGTTCCGCAGCAGACGGattacaaaaggaaaaagaaatctAGCAGTAAAAGCTGTGATATGGACATTGATAATCTGAATTTGGATGCAACCATGAAATCCAAGTACTTGCATAATCAACACTCTCGGCGGCAATCAAAAGATGATCTTGATCTGGATAACATAATTGAAGAGTTTTGTCACTTTAAAGAGTCTTGTTCTGTGAAGCATGGCAATGATAGAGGAGTTCATACTCAGTCAAACCAGAAGCATGCAATTTCTGAAAACATTGCAAGAGAGGTAATTCATGAATTTGTGAATCAGATGATACTGAATGGCAAAGATCTGGCAGAAGCTAGAAAATACCTTCATTCCCATGAACTTATGGAAGCACTTCAGTTTATAAGCTCAGACAAGGAATTGTTTCTTGCACTTCTACAAAACCCAAATTCACTTTTGTTGAAATGTATACAAGAGTTTGCGAAATCTCATGGGAGAGATAACAATGAATATAGTTCTGTTACTTGTTCCAACTTCACCGAACAAGATTTTAGAAATGTGGAACCAACAAGGGAGACTGTAAACCACAAGAAGCATAACTTCTTCAGGAAAAAAACAAAGTCTCAGCCGAAAAATCCAACAAATGAGAATGGCAAAACTGAGACTTCAAATAGAATTGTAATTCTGAAGCCTGGATCAATGGGGTTGCAAAGTTCTGAAACCAGAAACAACATTGCCTCATCCCTGCAATCTCATGATACTGCCAAACACAGTAGTCCTTCTGCAAGAGGTAGTTCACATTTTTCGCTTACAGATTTAAAAAACAAGTTGAAGCATGCAATGGGAAGAGAGAAACATGCAAATCCTGAAGGCATCTCAAAAAGATACCCTGCTGAATGTCAAAGGCCTAGCAACAAAGCCATTCTTAAAGACAATGTTGGAATGAGATCTCCTAACAAAGATCATTTCTTCCTTGAGAAAATTGCAAGGCCTACTAAACTGAAAGATCCGGAATTGATTGTCGAGCAAGAAACTGGTAGTTATAAAAAGAAAAGGGCCTCTCACTTATACACTGAGGCCAAGAAGCATCTGTCTGAGGTGATAGGTAGGAGTGATGAGAACATGGACATGTCGAGTAGGCAGATTTCCAAGACCCTTGGGAGAATTCTATCCCTTCCGGAGTACAACTTTTCGCCCCTTGGCAGTCCTTCAAGGCGTTGGGAGCATCATTTTTTGACTGAACAGACAAGATTTTCTACCTCGGATAAAACTTGGGAGGCTTATGACAATATGTCCCCCAAACAGGCAACCTTTGTGAATAATTTAGCTCAGGAAACTGATAATCCAGAGAAGCAGTCAAGTATACGTGACAGAAGCTCTAATAATTTAGTACGAGAAATTAAGTTGGAATCAAATTTTCCTGATGAACTTAGTCATGTTGATAAAGCAGAAGGCTATTGTGCTGTTAAAGACGAGATAGTTGTCGAAG GTGATGTAGAATCTGAAAAAGAGATCAATATCTTGGAATCTTTCTCAGAACCAATTCACCTCAGCATTAGAAATGATGAACAGAGTTGTGATATCTTAGAAATTACTGAG GACGGTATAGGCGAAAACCAACAATCTACCCCACCATCATCATCTCAGTCCTCATTCACAAAGAAAACTGAAGAGCTAGAAAGTGGTGCAGAAATGTGTGGGAGGCCAAGTCCTGTATCTGTTTTTGATACACCATTCATAGAGGATGAAATCAGCCCCAGTTACTCCGAATATCAACCTA TTCAAGTAGCAGTACGGCCGCTAAATATTGAATTCGAAGAACAAGACTATTCACCTGTGAACCAAATCCAGAAAGGAAAATATTGCCTTGAAGAAAATGAATTGATATACAAGTACATCAAATCAGTCCTGCAAGCCTCTGAATTGACTATGGATCAATTATTGATGAAATGCCATTCCTCGGATAAGATACTAGATCCTTCATTGTTTGATCAGGAAGAGCTTCCAGCAAACCAGCTTTGCCATGATCAGAAGCTTCTTTATGACTGTATCAATGAAGTTCTGATGGAGGTTTGTTGGCATTACTTTGCTGTCTCACCTTTTGTATCCTTTGTGAAGAATCTTAGCATAAGGCCAAGTCCAAATATGAAAGTGGTTATTGTCAAGGTTTGGGAAGCAATGTGCTGGCATTTCCTTCCCTTACCCCCGCCTCGAACTTTGGACAAAATTGTCAGGAAAGACATGGAAAAAAGTAGCATGTGGATGGATCTTCGGTTTGATGCTGAAGCCGTTGGTTTCGAAATGGGTGAGATCATTCTTGCAGAACTCATGGAGGATACAATATTGAGTTGTACATATCTGGACTGA
- the LOC112726269 gene encoding uncharacterized protein isoform X1 — MAKKSQRRSIRYEKDKSGCMWGFISMFDFRHGHSTRKLIADRRRSSKHVVGDVPSKNKFEMLSDLDEVSHGNFDTGESKRPTVKTGAIKHSVKKLIEEEMFIDQTTEKDVYNAKVEPNGSRLRCEVPQQTDYKRKKKSSSKSCDMDIDNLNLDATMKSKYLHNQHSRRQSKDDLDLDNIIEEFCHFKESCSVKHGNDRGVHTQSNQKHAISENIAREVIHEFVNQMILNGKDLAEARKYLHSHELMEALQFISSDKELFLALLQNPNSLLLKCIQEFAKSHGRDNNEYSSVTCSNFTEQDFRNVEPTRETVNHKKHNFFRKKTKSQPKNPTNENGKTETSNRIVILKPGSMGLQSSETRNNIASSLQSHDTAKHSSPSARGSSHFSLTDLKNKLKHAMGREKHANPEGISKRYPAECQRPSNKAILKDNVGMRSPNKDHFFLEKIARPTKLKDPELIVEQETGSYKKKRASHLYTEAKKHLSEVIGRSDENMDMSSRQISKTLGRILSLPEYNFSPLGSPSRRWEHHFLTEQTRFSTSDKTWEAYDNMSPKQATFVNNLAQETDNPEKQSSIRDRSSNNLVREIKLESNFPDELSHVDKAEGYCAVKDEIVVEGDVESEKEINILESFSEPIHLSIRNDEQSCDILEITEQDGIGENQQSTPPSSSQSSFTKKTEELESGAEMCGRPSPVSVFDTPFIEDEISPSYSEYQPIQVAVRPLNIEFEEQDYSPVNQIQKGKYCLEENELIYKYIKSVLQASELTMDQLLMKCHSSDKILDPSLFDQEELPANQLCHDQKLLYDCINEVLMEVCWHYFAVSPFVSFVKNLSIRPSPNMKVVIVKVWEAMCWHFLPLPPPRTLDKIVRKDMEKSSMWMDLRFDAEAVGFEMGEIILAELMEDTILSCTYLD, encoded by the exons ATGGCAAAGAAGTCTCAGAGGCGCTCCATCCGGTATGAGAAAGACAAGTCAGGGTGTATGTGGGGCTTTATTAGTATGTTTGATTTCCGCCATGGTCACTCAACTCGCAAGTTGATTGCAGATAGAAGGCGAAGCAGCAAGCATGTTGTTG GAGATGTGCCTTCTAAGAACAAGTTTGAGATGTTGAGCGATTTGGATGAAGTTTCTCATGGCAATTTT GACACTGGAGAGAGTAAGAGGCCAACAGTGAAAACTGGTGCTATTAAGCATAGTGTGAAGAAACTCATAGAAGAAGAGATGTTCATTGATCAAACCACAGAGAAGGATGTATATAATGCCAAAGTAGAACCAAATGGATCCAGGTTAAGATGTGAAGTTCCGCAGCAGACGGattacaaaaggaaaaagaaatctAGCAGTAAAAGCTGTGATATGGACATTGATAATCTGAATTTGGATGCAACCATGAAATCCAAGTACTTGCATAATCAACACTCTCGGCGGCAATCAAAAGATGATCTTGATCTGGATAACATAATTGAAGAGTTTTGTCACTTTAAAGAGTCTTGTTCTGTGAAGCATGGCAATGATAGAGGAGTTCATACTCAGTCAAACCAGAAGCATGCAATTTCTGAAAACATTGCAAGAGAGGTAATTCATGAATTTGTGAATCAGATGATACTGAATGGCAAAGATCTGGCAGAAGCTAGAAAATACCTTCATTCCCATGAACTTATGGAAGCACTTCAGTTTATAAGCTCAGACAAGGAATTGTTTCTTGCACTTCTACAAAACCCAAATTCACTTTTGTTGAAATGTATACAAGAGTTTGCGAAATCTCATGGGAGAGATAACAATGAATATAGTTCTGTTACTTGTTCCAACTTCACCGAACAAGATTTTAGAAATGTGGAACCAACAAGGGAGACTGTAAACCACAAGAAGCATAACTTCTTCAGGAAAAAAACAAAGTCTCAGCCGAAAAATCCAACAAATGAGAATGGCAAAACTGAGACTTCAAATAGAATTGTAATTCTGAAGCCTGGATCAATGGGGTTGCAAAGTTCTGAAACCAGAAACAACATTGCCTCATCCCTGCAATCTCATGATACTGCCAAACACAGTAGTCCTTCTGCAAGAGGTAGTTCACATTTTTCGCTTACAGATTTAAAAAACAAGTTGAAGCATGCAATGGGAAGAGAGAAACATGCAAATCCTGAAGGCATCTCAAAAAGATACCCTGCTGAATGTCAAAGGCCTAGCAACAAAGCCATTCTTAAAGACAATGTTGGAATGAGATCTCCTAACAAAGATCATTTCTTCCTTGAGAAAATTGCAAGGCCTACTAAACTGAAAGATCCGGAATTGATTGTCGAGCAAGAAACTGGTAGTTATAAAAAGAAAAGGGCCTCTCACTTATACACTGAGGCCAAGAAGCATCTGTCTGAGGTGATAGGTAGGAGTGATGAGAACATGGACATGTCGAGTAGGCAGATTTCCAAGACCCTTGGGAGAATTCTATCCCTTCCGGAGTACAACTTTTCGCCCCTTGGCAGTCCTTCAAGGCGTTGGGAGCATCATTTTTTGACTGAACAGACAAGATTTTCTACCTCGGATAAAACTTGGGAGGCTTATGACAATATGTCCCCCAAACAGGCAACCTTTGTGAATAATTTAGCTCAGGAAACTGATAATCCAGAGAAGCAGTCAAGTATACGTGACAGAAGCTCTAATAATTTAGTACGAGAAATTAAGTTGGAATCAAATTTTCCTGATGAACTTAGTCATGTTGATAAAGCAGAAGGCTATTGTGCTGTTAAAGACGAGATAGTTGTCGAAG GTGATGTAGAATCTGAAAAAGAGATCAATATCTTGGAATCTTTCTCAGAACCAATTCACCTCAGCATTAGAAATGATGAACAGAGTTGTGATATCTTAGAAATTACTGAG CAGGACGGTATAGGCGAAAACCAACAATCTACCCCACCATCATCATCTCAGTCCTCATTCACAAAGAAAACTGAAGAGCTAGAAAGTGGTGCAGAAATGTGTGGGAGGCCAAGTCCTGTATCTGTTTTTGATACACCATTCATAGAGGATGAAATCAGCCCCAGTTACTCCGAATATCAACCTA TTCAAGTAGCAGTACGGCCGCTAAATATTGAATTCGAAGAACAAGACTATTCACCTGTGAACCAAATCCAGAAAGGAAAATATTGCCTTGAAGAAAATGAATTGATATACAAGTACATCAAATCAGTCCTGCAAGCCTCTGAATTGACTATGGATCAATTATTGATGAAATGCCATTCCTCGGATAAGATACTAGATCCTTCATTGTTTGATCAGGAAGAGCTTCCAGCAAACCAGCTTTGCCATGATCAGAAGCTTCTTTATGACTGTATCAATGAAGTTCTGATGGAGGTTTGTTGGCATTACTTTGCTGTCTCACCTTTTGTATCCTTTGTGAAGAATCTTAGCATAAGGCCAAGTCCAAATATGAAAGTGGTTATTGTCAAGGTTTGGGAAGCAATGTGCTGGCATTTCCTTCCCTTACCCCCGCCTCGAACTTTGGACAAAATTGTCAGGAAAGACATGGAAAAAAGTAGCATGTGGATGGATCTTCGGTTTGATGCTGAAGCCGTTGGTTTCGAAATGGGTGAGATCATTCTTGCAGAACTCATGGAGGATACAATATTGAGTTGTACATATCTGGACTGA
- the LOC112726267 gene encoding uncharacterized protein isoform X3, protein MSSANSFSSGRSFSPSKDDKQEILDTASSAASPPRYDPLNPRYEPGILDTIYKDLPPPSPQPKEEIQGIFERRCHWHILAMKHYNDTRKEGEDEYKLSTSSIPKRMVQPYIPLGFLHKLMWEGKPISTEKSDSAKYFFGAVHEMNPDEMHVAYAKRLKLDRFLDLSPAQLPTRCERCDIKDHDDFRQRDQDLEDRVKKNASMSFCLGSSFRDGLEITPARDSNRYEGGGMEEEMHKKNCDDAGVIEDETPKKKANFEEGSEKLQLQGNPFGRR, encoded by the exons ATGTCATCGGCAAATTCGTTCTCATCAGGAAGAAGCTTTTCGCCGTCAAA AGATGACAAACAAGAAATTCTTGACACGGCATCATCAGCAGCATCACCTCCTCGTTATGATCCACTCAATCCTCGTTATGAACCAGGCATTCTCGATACAATTTACAAGGATCTTCCACCTCCTTCTCCCCAACCTAA AGAAGAGATACAAGGGATTTTTGAGCGTCGTTGTCATTGGCATATTTTGGCTATGAAACACTACAATGACACACGAAAGGAAGGG GAAGATGAGTATAAGCTTTCGACGTCCTCGATTCCCAAGAGAATGGTTCAACCTTATATTCCTCTTGGCTTCCTTCATAAGTTGATGTGGGAGGGGAAGCCTATATCAACCGAAAAGTCCGATTCCGCCAAGTATTTTTTTGGTGCAGTCCATGAAATGAATCCTGATGAAATGCACGTAGCATATGCCAAACGACTTAAACTAG ATCGTTTCTTGGATCTTAGTCCTGCTCAACTTCCTACACGCTGTGAGAGATGTGATATTAAGGATCATGATGACTTTAG GCAAAGAGATCAAGATTTAGAGGACCGAGTGAAAAAAAATGCCTCTATGTCTTTCTGTCTTGGATCCAGCTTCAGAGATGGACTCGA AATCACACCAGCTAGGGACTCCAACCGTTATGAAGGTGGTGGTATGGAAGAAGAGATGCACAAAAAGAATTGTGATGATGCTGGTGTTATTGAAGATGAGACACCCAAAAAGAAGGCAAATTTTGAAGAAGGCTCGGAGAAG CTACAGTTACAGGGCAACCCTTTTGGCAGGAGATGA
- the LOC112726267 gene encoding uncharacterized protein isoform X4 — translation MSSANSFSSGRSFSPSKDDKQEILDTASSAASPPRYDPLNPRYEPGILDTIYKDLPPPSPQPKEEIQGIFERRCHWHILAMKHYNDTRKEGEDEYKLSTSSIPKRMVQPYIPLGFLHKLMWEGKPISTEKSDSAKYFFGAVHEMNPDEMHVAYAKRLKLDRFLDLSPAQLPTRCERCDIKDHDDFRQRDQDLEDRVKKNASMSFCLGSSFRDGLEITPARDSNRYEGGGMEEEMHKKNCDDAGVIEDETPKKKANFEEGSEKLQGNPFGRR, via the exons ATGTCATCGGCAAATTCGTTCTCATCAGGAAGAAGCTTTTCGCCGTCAAA AGATGACAAACAAGAAATTCTTGACACGGCATCATCAGCAGCATCACCTCCTCGTTATGATCCACTCAATCCTCGTTATGAACCAGGCATTCTCGATACAATTTACAAGGATCTTCCACCTCCTTCTCCCCAACCTAA AGAAGAGATACAAGGGATTTTTGAGCGTCGTTGTCATTGGCATATTTTGGCTATGAAACACTACAATGACACACGAAAGGAAGGG GAAGATGAGTATAAGCTTTCGACGTCCTCGATTCCCAAGAGAATGGTTCAACCTTATATTCCTCTTGGCTTCCTTCATAAGTTGATGTGGGAGGGGAAGCCTATATCAACCGAAAAGTCCGATTCCGCCAAGTATTTTTTTGGTGCAGTCCATGAAATGAATCCTGATGAAATGCACGTAGCATATGCCAAACGACTTAAACTAG ATCGTTTCTTGGATCTTAGTCCTGCTCAACTTCCTACACGCTGTGAGAGATGTGATATTAAGGATCATGATGACTTTAG GCAAAGAGATCAAGATTTAGAGGACCGAGTGAAAAAAAATGCCTCTATGTCTTTCTGTCTTGGATCCAGCTTCAGAGATGGACTCGA AATCACACCAGCTAGGGACTCCAACCGTTATGAAGGTGGTGGTATGGAAGAAGAGATGCACAAAAAGAATTGTGATGATGCTGGTGTTATTGAAGATGAGACACCCAAAAAGAAGGCAAATTTTGAAGAAGGCTCGGAGAAG TTACAGGGCAACCCTTTTGGCAGGAGATGA
- the LOC112726267 gene encoding uncharacterized protein isoform X5, with the protein MSSANSFSSGRSFSPSKDDKQEILDTASSAASPPRYDPLNPRYEPGILDTIYKDLPPPSPQPKDEISPKPKASKYVTPKIFSNIPSPSAIAARVPYAGYTLTEPNPPKEEIQGIFERRCHWHILAMKHYNDTRKEGEDEYKLSTSSIPKRMVQPYIPLGFLHKLMWEGKPISTEKSDSAKYFFGAVHEMNPDEMHVAYAKRLKLDRFLDLSPAQLPTRCERCDIKDHDDFRQAKRSRFRGPSEKKCLYVFLSWIQLQRWTRLSTLMHIGKD; encoded by the exons ATGTCATCGGCAAATTCGTTCTCATCAGGAAGAAGCTTTTCGCCGTCAAA AGATGACAAACAAGAAATTCTTGACACGGCATCATCAGCAGCATCACCTCCTCGTTATGATCCACTCAATCCTCGTTATGAACCAGGCATTCTCGATACAATTTACAAGGATCTTCCACCTCCTTCTCCCCAACCTAA AGATGAGATATCTCCCAAACCAAAGGCTTCTAA ATATGTGACACCAAAAATTTTTAGCAATATACCATCACCATCAGCAATAGCAGCCAGAGTCCCCTATGCAGGCTATACTCTTACTGAACCAAATCCGCCCAA AGAAGAGATACAAGGGATTTTTGAGCGTCGTTGTCATTGGCATATTTTGGCTATGAAACACTACAATGACACACGAAAGGAAGGG GAAGATGAGTATAAGCTTTCGACGTCCTCGATTCCCAAGAGAATGGTTCAACCTTATATTCCTCTTGGCTTCCTTCATAAGTTGATGTGGGAGGGGAAGCCTATATCAACCGAAAAGTCCGATTCCGCCAAGTATTTTTTTGGTGCAGTCCATGAAATGAATCCTGATGAAATGCACGTAGCATATGCCAAACGACTTAAACTAG ATCGTTTCTTGGATCTTAGTCCTGCTCAACTTCCTACACGCTGTGAGAGATGTGATATTAAGGATCATGATGACTTTAGGCAA GCAAAGAGATCAAGATTTAGAGGACCGAGTGAAAAAAAATGCCTCTATGTCTTTCTGTCTTGGATCCAGCTTCAGAGATGGACTCGA TTAAGTACACTCATGCATATTGGTAAAGATTGA
- the LOC112726267 gene encoding uncharacterized protein isoform X6 produces the protein MSSANSFSSGRSFSPSKDDKQEILDTASSAASPPRYDPLNPRYEPGILDTIYKDLPPPSPQPKDEISPKPKASKYVTPKIFSNIPSPSAIAARVPYAGYTLTEPNPPKEEIQGIFERRCHWHILAMKHYNDTRKEGEDEYKLSTSSIPKRMVQPYIPLGFLHKLMWEGKPISTEKSDSAKYFFGAVHEMNPDEMHVAYAKRLKLDRFLDLSPAQLPTRCERCDIKDHDDFRQRDQDLEDRVKKNASMSFCLGSSFRDGLD, from the exons ATGTCATCGGCAAATTCGTTCTCATCAGGAAGAAGCTTTTCGCCGTCAAA AGATGACAAACAAGAAATTCTTGACACGGCATCATCAGCAGCATCACCTCCTCGTTATGATCCACTCAATCCTCGTTATGAACCAGGCATTCTCGATACAATTTACAAGGATCTTCCACCTCCTTCTCCCCAACCTAA AGATGAGATATCTCCCAAACCAAAGGCTTCTAA ATATGTGACACCAAAAATTTTTAGCAATATACCATCACCATCAGCAATAGCAGCCAGAGTCCCCTATGCAGGCTATACTCTTACTGAACCAAATCCGCCCAA AGAAGAGATACAAGGGATTTTTGAGCGTCGTTGTCATTGGCATATTTTGGCTATGAAACACTACAATGACACACGAAAGGAAGGG GAAGATGAGTATAAGCTTTCGACGTCCTCGATTCCCAAGAGAATGGTTCAACCTTATATTCCTCTTGGCTTCCTTCATAAGTTGATGTGGGAGGGGAAGCCTATATCAACCGAAAAGTCCGATTCCGCCAAGTATTTTTTTGGTGCAGTCCATGAAATGAATCCTGATGAAATGCACGTAGCATATGCCAAACGACTTAAACTAG ATCGTTTCTTGGATCTTAGTCCTGCTCAACTTCCTACACGCTGTGAGAGATGTGATATTAAGGATCATGATGACTTTAG GCAAAGAGATCAAGATTTAGAGGACCGAGTGAAAAAAAATGCCTCTATGTCTTTCTGTCTTGGATCCAGCTTCAGAGATGGACTCGA TTAA
- the LOC112726267 gene encoding uncharacterized protein isoform X2 — translation MSSANSFSSGRSFSPSKDDKQEILDTASSAASPPRYDPLNPRYEPGILDTIYKDLPPPSPQPKDEISPKPKASKYVTPKIFSNIPSPSAIAARVPYAGYTLTEPNPPKEEIQGIFERRCHWHILAMKHYNDTRKEGEDEYKLSTSSIPKRMVQPYIPLGFLHKLMWEGKPISTEKSDSAKYFFGAVHEMNPDEMHVAYAKRLKLDRFLDLSPAQLPTRCERCDIKDHDDFRQRDQDLEDRVKKNASMSFCLGSSFRDGLEITPARDSNRYEGGGMEEEMHKKNCDDAGVIEDETPKKKANFEEGSEKLQGNPFGRR, via the exons ATGTCATCGGCAAATTCGTTCTCATCAGGAAGAAGCTTTTCGCCGTCAAA AGATGACAAACAAGAAATTCTTGACACGGCATCATCAGCAGCATCACCTCCTCGTTATGATCCACTCAATCCTCGTTATGAACCAGGCATTCTCGATACAATTTACAAGGATCTTCCACCTCCTTCTCCCCAACCTAA AGATGAGATATCTCCCAAACCAAAGGCTTCTAA ATATGTGACACCAAAAATTTTTAGCAATATACCATCACCATCAGCAATAGCAGCCAGAGTCCCCTATGCAGGCTATACTCTTACTGAACCAAATCCGCCCAA AGAAGAGATACAAGGGATTTTTGAGCGTCGTTGTCATTGGCATATTTTGGCTATGAAACACTACAATGACACACGAAAGGAAGGG GAAGATGAGTATAAGCTTTCGACGTCCTCGATTCCCAAGAGAATGGTTCAACCTTATATTCCTCTTGGCTTCCTTCATAAGTTGATGTGGGAGGGGAAGCCTATATCAACCGAAAAGTCCGATTCCGCCAAGTATTTTTTTGGTGCAGTCCATGAAATGAATCCTGATGAAATGCACGTAGCATATGCCAAACGACTTAAACTAG ATCGTTTCTTGGATCTTAGTCCTGCTCAACTTCCTACACGCTGTGAGAGATGTGATATTAAGGATCATGATGACTTTAG GCAAAGAGATCAAGATTTAGAGGACCGAGTGAAAAAAAATGCCTCTATGTCTTTCTGTCTTGGATCCAGCTTCAGAGATGGACTCGA AATCACACCAGCTAGGGACTCCAACCGTTATGAAGGTGGTGGTATGGAAGAAGAGATGCACAAAAAGAATTGTGATGATGCTGGTGTTATTGAAGATGAGACACCCAAAAAGAAGGCAAATTTTGAAGAAGGCTCGGAGAAG TTACAGGGCAACCCTTTTGGCAGGAGATGA
- the LOC112726267 gene encoding uncharacterized protein isoform X1 gives MSSANSFSSGRSFSPSKDDKQEILDTASSAASPPRYDPLNPRYEPGILDTIYKDLPPPSPQPKDEISPKPKASKYVTPKIFSNIPSPSAIAARVPYAGYTLTEPNPPKEEIQGIFERRCHWHILAMKHYNDTRKEGEDEYKLSTSSIPKRMVQPYIPLGFLHKLMWEGKPISTEKSDSAKYFFGAVHEMNPDEMHVAYAKRLKLDRFLDLSPAQLPTRCERCDIKDHDDFRQRDQDLEDRVKKNASMSFCLGSSFRDGLEITPARDSNRYEGGGMEEEMHKKNCDDAGVIEDETPKKKANFEEGSEKLQLQGNPFGRR, from the exons ATGTCATCGGCAAATTCGTTCTCATCAGGAAGAAGCTTTTCGCCGTCAAA AGATGACAAACAAGAAATTCTTGACACGGCATCATCAGCAGCATCACCTCCTCGTTATGATCCACTCAATCCTCGTTATGAACCAGGCATTCTCGATACAATTTACAAGGATCTTCCACCTCCTTCTCCCCAACCTAA AGATGAGATATCTCCCAAACCAAAGGCTTCTAA ATATGTGACACCAAAAATTTTTAGCAATATACCATCACCATCAGCAATAGCAGCCAGAGTCCCCTATGCAGGCTATACTCTTACTGAACCAAATCCGCCCAA AGAAGAGATACAAGGGATTTTTGAGCGTCGTTGTCATTGGCATATTTTGGCTATGAAACACTACAATGACACACGAAAGGAAGGG GAAGATGAGTATAAGCTTTCGACGTCCTCGATTCCCAAGAGAATGGTTCAACCTTATATTCCTCTTGGCTTCCTTCATAAGTTGATGTGGGAGGGGAAGCCTATATCAACCGAAAAGTCCGATTCCGCCAAGTATTTTTTTGGTGCAGTCCATGAAATGAATCCTGATGAAATGCACGTAGCATATGCCAAACGACTTAAACTAG ATCGTTTCTTGGATCTTAGTCCTGCTCAACTTCCTACACGCTGTGAGAGATGTGATATTAAGGATCATGATGACTTTAG GCAAAGAGATCAAGATTTAGAGGACCGAGTGAAAAAAAATGCCTCTATGTCTTTCTGTCTTGGATCCAGCTTCAGAGATGGACTCGA AATCACACCAGCTAGGGACTCCAACCGTTATGAAGGTGGTGGTATGGAAGAAGAGATGCACAAAAAGAATTGTGATGATGCTGGTGTTATTGAAGATGAGACACCCAAAAAGAAGGCAAATTTTGAAGAAGGCTCGGAGAAG CTACAGTTACAGGGCAACCCTTTTGGCAGGAGATGA